The Melopsittacus undulatus isolate bMelUnd1 chromosome 17, bMelUnd1.mat.Z, whole genome shotgun sequence DNA window GTGGGAGAATGGGGCCGGCCCGACGCGTGTGCGCGGCCGGGCCGAGCCGAGCGTGGAAGTCTGCAGGAGCTGCGGGGAGAGCTGCCCCTCAGGAGGACACGGAACCGGGGGAGGCCTCGGGGGAGGTGCAGGTGGACTGGTCCGAGGCTTCACCCGCCTCCTTCGCAGACCTGGGGGCAGCGGCTGGGGCAAgaccttccttttctctcttcttctgctTCATCCGCCTGTTCTGGAACCAGATCTTGACCTGAGTTTCGTTGAGCTCCAGGGTGGCTGCGATCTCCACCCTCCGCGCCCGGGTGAGGTACTTGTTGAAGTGAaactccttctccagctccGTTAGCTGCTTGGTGGTGAAGTTGGTGCGGATGGTGTTGGGCTGGCCCAGGAGTCCGTACTCCGCCGCTTTAGCTGTGGACGAGCAaagaggagcagggcaggagcagccagggcgatccctgagcatcctctcgGTCCCTCGGCTGGCACCCCCTGCCTCCGACACGGAAGGACAGACCCTGGCTCCACAGAGCTGTCCCCTTCCCTTGGAGCCCTTCCCTCCAGTTCCCTGCACATTGCCGTGACACCCGAACGTGCGTGGGGTGAAGTGGGAGGGCAAGGATCATGAtgtgagaaggaggaggagggaaggatgtGGTTAAGGAAGACTGGGGAGACGGAAGTTGAACaatagaggaaatggaagcCACGGCtgtggaaagaagcaggaagcCTGGTGCTTTTCCTACTCCGAGCTGGGCTTAAATAGCATTAGGCCTGCGGGAAATTTAGCGCAGGGACCCTCCTTTCAGATGAGTTTGGGCAATCTCTCTCTGGCTTTTCACAGCGCCAAGCTGGCGTTAAAccaaaaaccaccaccaaccCCCAAAGCAAATTATCCCCTGGAcaacaagcccagctccctggGCCCACACCCGAGGAAGGCCACCCCTTCCCGGACAAGCTGAAACCTGCCAACCCCTCGCCCTCTTCTGTGCTCCCCAAACTCACCTGTCTTGGGTGGGTTCCTCTTCACCCTCATCCAGTCGAAGGTCTGCGTGGCGCTGGCGTTGGGGCATGGCTCGGAGGGACACGCAGGGTCTTTGTCCTCGTTTAAAGCAGGCGAGAGGTTGCTGTAAACGGCAGGCAAGTAACCGGGCTGCTCCTGCCCGTAAAGGTGTTGCTGCTGGTACGGCCCTGGGGCCGGCACAACCCCGCAGTAGCTCT harbors:
- the HOXB1 gene encoding homeobox protein Hox-B1, which gives rise to MDNTRMNSFLEYAICNRGTGAYHHLEQSSPSFPPCSGSPGSDTFSGDGRFGTGGSAAAAAHLPQASPGCRPPSSGRSGPVLGAAPAGFPAQHCGPSYGHHQLFPGQQDAEGVYFQAAGYCANAGPSLSSLAESYCGVVPAPGPYQQQHLYGQEQPGYLPAVYSNLSPALNEDKDPACPSEPCPNASATQTFDWMRVKRNPPKTAKAAEYGLLGQPNTIRTNFTTKQLTELEKEFHFNKYLTRARRVEIAATLELNETQVKIWFQNRRMKQKKREKEGLAPAAAPRSAKEAGEASDQSTCTSPEASPGSVSS